The Thermodesulfobacteriota bacterium nucleotide sequence GCCTGAAGCGCCGCTGCGGCGGGACGCGGCCTGTTTAAAAGACGGCGCGCGCCCGGATCGTGTGGGGAATCTTCCGGAGATGCCCGATGATCGAGGGGGGGCACCCCTCCCCGACGTCGATGACGGCGTAGCCGAGGCGCCCGCGCGTCTGCAGGTGCTGCCCGACGATGTTGACGCCCTGCCGGGCGAACAGCTCGTTGATCTGCGCCATCATGCCCGGGATGTTCTCGTGGAGATGGGCGAACCGGTGCCTCTCGCGCGTCGGGGACGGTTGGAGGACCGGGAAGTTGACGCTCGACGAGGTGGTCCCGGTATCGAGATACCTCAGGATGCGGGCGGCCACGAAGACCCCGATGTTCTGCTGCGCCTCCTCGGTGGAGCCGCCGATGTGCGGCGTGAGGATCACGTTGCGGATCCCCTGCAGCGGCGAGGCGAACTGCTCCTTGTTGCTGCGCGGCTCCTCAGGAAAGACGTCGACCGCCGCCCCCCCGACCTTCCCCTTCCGCAGGTTCCTCGCAAGCGCCTCGACATCGACCACGAAGCCGCGGCTCAAATTCAGGAAGATGACGCCGTCCTTCATCATGGCGAACTCCCGCTCGCCGATGAAGTCGCGGTTGGAGCCTCTCCCGTCGACGTGGATCGAAACGACGTCCGAGACGTGAAGCAGCTCCTCCAGCGGGACCTTCTTCGCGTTCCCCATCGAGAGCTTCTCGGCGACGTCGTGGTAGAACACCTGCATCCCGAGCGCCTCGGCCAGGACGGAGAGCTGGGAGCCGATGCTGCCGTACCCGATGATGCCTAACTTCTTCCCCCGGATCTCGTGGGCGCCCTCGGCGGATTTCGACCAGCCGCCCTTGTGGAGCAGGTCGCTGCGGTCCTGGACGCCGCGAAGCAGCATGATCATTTCGCCGATGGCCAGCTCGACGACGCTTCGGGTGTTGCTGTAGGGGG carries:
- the serA gene encoding phosphoglycerate dehydrogenase, whose translation is MKALLLENIHPDAAATFTAAGFDVETVAASPARKDLARMVGDIDILGIRSKTRITEELLAQAPRLLSVGAFCIGTDQIDVEACSTRGIAVFNSPYSNTRSVVELAIGEMIMLLRGVQDRSDLLHKGGWSKSAEGAHEIRGKKLGIIGYGSIGSQLSVLAEALGMQVFYHDVAEKLSMGNAKKVPLEELLHVSDVVSIHVDGRGSNRDFIGEREFAMMKDGVIFLNLSRGFVVDVEALARNLRKGKVGGAAVDVFPEEPRSNKEQFASPLQGIRNVILTPHIGGSTEEAQQNIGVFVAARILRYLDTGTTSSSVNFPVLQPSPTRERHRFAHLHENIPGMMAQINELFARQGVNIVGQHLQTRGRLGYAVIDVGEGCPPSIIGHLRKIPHTIRARAVF